Proteins co-encoded in one Halococcoides cellulosivorans genomic window:
- the larC gene encoding nickel pincer cofactor biosynthesis protein LarC gives MQILAVDGRAGASGDMLLGALIDAGADPDALAVVEDSLGVTYAISETTTGGIAATDVTVCRADGDGEGDETDAPNDDETDAAGTPIEGQGPHRTLDDVLAIVEAMDLPAGVAARATAIFERLDRAERAVHGSESVHFHEVGADDAIADVVGVALLLDDLAPDRIVTTPLALGDGTVEMAHGTHAVPAPAVAELASEADFAVRGGPVEGELLTPTGAAILAEVAEGVDRLPTLSVEAVGHGAGDRDLGDRPNALRVLRGTATGGLRKQSITVLETNLDDATPEVLGSLQETLIDEGARDVTIVPVTMKKSRPGHLVKVVVAPEDADRVARRLAAETGTLGIREHGVGHRWVADRETRSVEITVDGEEYAIGVKVASDDAGGPIDASAEYDDALRIARETGRPVRAVMALAERACDRS, from the coding sequence CATCGACGCCGGGGCCGATCCCGACGCCCTTGCGGTCGTCGAGGACTCACTCGGCGTCACCTACGCGATCAGCGAGACGACGACCGGCGGGATCGCCGCGACCGACGTCACGGTGTGTCGGGCCGACGGCGACGGTGAGGGCGACGAGACCGACGCTCCGAACGACGACGAGACCGACGCCGCCGGCACCCCGATCGAAGGCCAGGGGCCCCATCGCACCCTCGACGACGTGCTCGCGATCGTCGAGGCGATGGATCTCCCCGCGGGTGTCGCGGCCCGGGCGACGGCCATCTTCGAGCGCCTGGATCGCGCCGAGCGCGCGGTCCACGGGTCCGAGTCCGTCCACTTCCACGAGGTCGGGGCCGACGACGCCATCGCCGACGTCGTCGGGGTCGCGCTCCTCCTCGACGACCTCGCGCCCGATCGAATCGTCACCACGCCGCTCGCGCTCGGAGACGGGACCGTCGAGATGGCCCACGGCACGCACGCGGTCCCCGCGCCCGCCGTCGCCGAACTCGCGAGTGAGGCCGATTTCGCGGTCCGGGGCGGACCGGTCGAGGGCGAACTGCTCACGCCGACGGGCGCGGCGATCCTCGCGGAGGTGGCCGAGGGCGTCGATCGACTGCCGACGCTGTCGGTCGAGGCGGTCGGGCACGGTGCTGGTGATCGCGATCTGGGTGATCGCCCGAACGCCCTCCGGGTGCTTCGCGGGACGGCCACCGGGGGCCTGCGCAAACAGTCGATCACGGTCCTGGAGACGAACCTCGACGACGCCACCCCCGAGGTGCTCGGGTCGCTGCAAGAGACCCTGATCGACGAGGGCGCGCGTGACGTGACGATCGTCCCCGTGACGATGAAAAAGTCTCGCCCGGGCCACCTCGTGAAGGTCGTGGTCGCCCCCGAGGACGCCGACCGCGTCGCGCGGCGTCTCGCCGCCGAGACGGGGACGCTCGGGATCCGCGAACACGGCGTCGGGCACCGCTGGGTCGCGGACCGCGAGACTCGATCCGTCGAGATCACCGTCGACGGCGAGGAGTACGCGATCGGCGTGAAGGTCGCCAGCGACGATGCGGGCGGGCCCATCGACGCCAGCGCCGAGTACGACGACGCGCTCCGGATCGCCCGCGAGACCGGCCGGCCGGTGCGGGCGGTTATGGCGCTCGCCGAACGGGCCTGCGATCGGTCCTGA
- a CDS encoding nicotinate-nucleotide--dimethylbenzimidazole phosphoribosyltransferase: MKFVLTIGSTATARIDGISAAGATPELVVQTPSADAEILSDGEPTEASVVPVSPSGCPTPAVVTRAAAELLGFETVVVDAGTASPTTASTVALPGDAGRDIREPIAVAHAREKFETARAFGRSLPDEEVVLAETVPGGTTTAMAVLTALGEPTPVSSSLPANPIALKRRVVADALDASDLSEGGAAGDPLDAVRCVGDPVLAGLAGLAVGAIESGTTVRLGGGTQMSAVAALVRQFGVEDDLSQWTTVFVADDPSADVERLADAFDLSLTVTDPEFDSRDHPAMAAFARGEAKEGVGMGGALALVASHPNHDMCALHDRIATVYDRLLADVPDGHPAAEHARRVGE, from the coding sequence ATGAAATTCGTCCTCACCATCGGTTCGACGGCCACCGCACGCATCGACGGAATCAGTGCAGCAGGAGCGACCCCGGAGCTCGTGGTCCAGACCCCGAGTGCCGACGCCGAGATCCTCAGCGACGGCGAACCGACGGAAGCGTCTGTCGTCCCGGTGAGCCCGTCGGGCTGTCCGACACCGGCGGTCGTCACTCGGGCGGCGGCCGAACTCCTCGGCTTCGAGACGGTCGTCGTCGATGCCGGGACGGCGAGTCCGACGACCGCATCGACGGTCGCCCTCCCTGGCGACGCGGGGCGCGACATCCGCGAGCCGATCGCTGTCGCCCACGCGCGGGAGAAATTCGAGACCGCCCGGGCCTTCGGACGGTCGCTCCCGGACGAGGAGGTGGTCCTCGCGGAGACCGTTCCCGGCGGGACGACGACGGCGATGGCCGTCCTGACCGCACTCGGTGAGCCGACCCCAGTGTCCTCGTCACTCCCGGCAAACCCGATCGCTCTCAAACGGCGTGTCGTCGCGGACGCCCTCGACGCGAGCGACCTCTCCGAGGGTGGTGCCGCAGGCGACCCACTCGACGCCGTCCGGTGCGTTGGCGATCCAGTGCTGGCCGGACTCGCGGGGCTCGCCGTCGGAGCGATCGAGTCGGGGACGACCGTTCGACTCGGCGGTGGGACACAGATGAGCGCCGTCGCGGCGCTCGTCCGACAGTTCGGCGTCGAGGACGACCTCTCACAGTGGACGACGGTGTTCGTCGCCGACGATCCGTCGGCCGACGTCGAACGACTCGCGGACGCCTTCGACCTGTCGCTGACGGTCACCGACCCCGAGTTCGACAGCCGGGACCATCCGGCGATGGCGGCGTTCGCTCGCGGTGAGGCCAAAGAGGGCGTCGGGATGGGCGGCGCACTCGCGCTCGTCGCCTCCCACCCCAATCACGACATGTGTGCGCTCCACGACCGGATCGCCACCGTCTACGACCGACTGCTCGCGGACGTCCCGGACGGCCATCCCGCTGCCGAGCACGCGAGACGAGTCGGAGAGTGA
- the radB gene encoding DNA repair and recombination protein RadB, with the protein MSGPIPTGCAPIDDLLGGGVEREAVTQIYGPPASGKTNLVLSTAVEVASGGDRALLIDTEGVSGDRLAQIAGDDIESVADRIVVSEAIDFEAQREAVRDAEELAGQLEVIALDSATGFYRLERDADDEGETLRDVTRQITHLLGLARKHDLAVVVTNQVYSDPDGDRPRPLGGHTLEHWSSAVLRLERFRGGNRRATLEKHRSSETGESVRFQITDSGLDGVEEV; encoded by the coding sequence GTGTCCGGGCCGATTCCGACCGGGTGTGCCCCGATCGACGACCTCCTCGGCGGCGGGGTCGAACGCGAGGCCGTCACGCAGATCTACGGGCCGCCCGCCAGCGGGAAGACGAATCTCGTGCTCTCGACGGCGGTCGAGGTCGCGAGCGGCGGTGATCGCGCCCTGTTGATCGACACCGAGGGGGTCTCGGGCGACCGTCTCGCCCAGATCGCGGGCGACGATATCGAGTCCGTTGCCGACCGGATCGTCGTCTCGGAAGCCATCGATTTCGAGGCCCAGCGCGAGGCCGTTCGCGACGCCGAAGAACTCGCCGGGCAACTCGAAGTTATCGCACTCGACAGCGCGACGGGATTCTATCGGCTGGAACGCGACGCCGACGACGAGGGCGAGACGCTCCGCGACGTCACCCGCCAGATCACCCATCTCCTCGGTCTCGCCCGCAAGCACGACCTCGCGGTCGTCGTCACCAACCAGGTGTACAGCGATCCCGACGGCGACCGTCCGCGCCCGCTCGGGGGCCACACGCTCGAACACTGGTCGAGCGCCGTGCTCCGCCTCGAACGATTCCGTGGTGGGAATCGTCGGGCGACCCTGGAGAAACATCGATCGAGCGAGACCGGCGAGAGCGTGCGCTTCCAGATCACCGATTCGGGACTCGACGGTGTCGAGGAAGTCTGA
- the phoU gene encoding phosphate signaling complex protein PhoU codes for MPREGYQDELADLREDVLYMSEVVLDRVQMGLDALQRKDEETAQELIHGDEEINQLYLDLERRCVDLIALQQPVAGDLRFIAASFKILTDLERIGDLATNLGEYTLEADRDAYPGVDVQAIGDEVVSMVEDAMIAYETDDVELCRDLAKRDDAVDERCAEASDIVVRDLIERQVDVEVGDEDIEDLMNDVSRLLLTIRDLERVGDHAVNIAARTLYMIENDDELIY; via the coding sequence ATGCCACGCGAAGGATATCAAGACGAACTCGCTGACCTCCGTGAGGACGTGCTGTACATGAGCGAGGTCGTTCTCGACCGGGTCCAGATGGGGCTCGATGCCCTCCAGCGAAAGGACGAAGAGACCGCCCAGGAGTTGATCCACGGCGACGAGGAGATCAACCAGTTGTATCTCGACCTCGAACGGCGCTGTGTCGATCTGATCGCGCTCCAGCAACCGGTCGCGGGCGATCTGCGATTCATCGCGGCGTCGTTCAAGATTCTGACCGACCTCGAACGGATCGGTGATCTGGCGACCAACCTCGGAGAGTACACCCTGGAAGCCGACCGCGACGCCTACCCCGGGGTCGACGTCCAGGCCATCGGTGACGAGGTCGTCAGCATGGTCGAAGACGCCATGATCGCCTACGAGACCGACGATGTCGAGTTGTGTCGCGACCTCGCGAAGCGCGACGACGCCGTCGACGAGCGCTGTGCGGAGGCCTCCGACATCGTCGTCCGCGACCTCATCGAGCGCCAGGTCGACGTCGAGGTCGGGGACGAAGACATCGAGGACCTGATGAACGACGTCTCGCGACTCCTGTTGACGATTCGGGACCTCGAACGCGTCGGAGACCACGCGGTCAACATCGCCGCCCGGACGCTGTATATGATCGAGAACGACGACGAGCTTATCTACTAA
- the pstB gene encoding phosphate ABC transporter ATP-binding protein PstB gives MADRTVGDPTADADPADTVIETTDLSVYYDDVQALDDVSMSIPERRVTALIGPSGCGKSTYLRCINRMNDLIDAARVEGDLSFRGKNVYDDDVDPVALRRKIGMVFQHPNPFPKSIYDNVAYGLRIQDRTENLDEAVEQALRRAALWEEVEDQLDASALELSGGQQQRLCIARAIAVDPDVILMDEPASALDPIATAKIEDLIEELAEEYTVVIVTHNMQQAARISDRTAVFLTGGELVEYDDTDTIFENPESQRVEDYITGKFG, from the coding sequence ATGGCCGACCGGACCGTCGGCGACCCGACCGCCGACGCCGACCCCGCCGACACCGTCATCGAGACGACCGATCTCAGCGTCTACTACGACGACGTCCAGGCGCTGGACGACGTCTCGATGTCGATTCCGGAGCGTCGCGTGACCGCTCTCATCGGTCCGTCCGGGTGTGGCAAGTCGACGTATCTCCGGTGTATCAACCGGATGAACGACCTGATCGACGCCGCTCGCGTCGAAGGCGATCTGTCCTTCCGGGGCAAGAACGTCTACGACGATGACGTCGACCCGGTCGCACTCCGGCGCAAGATCGGGATGGTCTTTCAACACCCCAACCCGTTCCCCAAGAGCATCTACGACAACGTCGCGTACGGCCTGCGCATTCAGGACCGGACCGAGAACCTCGACGAGGCCGTCGAGCAGGCGCTCCGGCGGGCCGCGCTGTGGGAGGAAGTCGAGGACCAACTCGACGCGAGCGCGCTCGAACTCTCCGGTGGGCAACAGCAGCGACTCTGTATCGCCCGCGCGATCGCAGTCGACCCCGACGTCATCCTGATGGACGAACCCGCGAGCGCGCTCGACCCGATCGCGACCGCGAAGATCGAAGACCTCATCGAGGAACTCGCCGAGGAGTACACCGTCGTCATCGTCACCCACAACATGCAGCAAGCGGCGCGGATCTCCGACCGCACCGCGGTCTTTCTCACCGGTGGCGAACTCGTCGAGTACGACGACACCGACACGATCTTCGAGAACCCCGAGAGTCAGCGCGTCGAGGACTACATCACGGGCAAGTTCGGGTGA
- the pstA gene encoding phosphate ABC transporter permease PstA, producing MAAADWYGDSTQVSQTRGRMFEALCLGATSVGLVSVLVLLLYVANDAFAPLTADPGWHLVYFVTLAVPTLAVSAYLYRSESRAGEVAYTTTGLPVVGLLVAGGLLVVFAEVFPVREWFALVVAVAVTGALLAGHARVRPSASLERAIGGAIATVVIVFGTPPVAIARLLGPDPTQIALPGVSVTVPGLTLRLASLPELILSAPYLPIEPLQIIATLTLPIAALGGWYLGRSRESRREGLIAGVGLLAGAVAPAVLAIPTGTDPTIWLVAATTTVVPMGVYVEGVVRRRSGLAGLWIPVALVAGAVTGTAITAVLGLAGPETWLDWQFLTNAPSTTAAEAGIYPALVGSVMLLIVVIVATFPVGVGAAIYLEEYAPSNGLAGTVVTLIEINIANLAGVPSVVYGLLGLAVFINWVQFPSGSILVGGLTVGLLILPIVVIAAQEAIEAVPDSTRQAAYGMGATRWQTVRTVVLPKAMPGILTGTILALGRAIGETAPLLLVGIAASVRMAPNGVFDLGSAMPRQIFTWAFEPAEEFRYGVLAAGVVTLLVVLLVMNATAIVLRHKFD from the coding sequence ATGGCCGCTGCAGACTGGTACGGCGACTCGACGCAGGTCAGCCAGACACGAGGCCGAATGTTCGAGGCGCTCTGTCTGGGAGCGACCTCCGTCGGCCTCGTCTCGGTGCTCGTACTCTTGTTGTACGTTGCCAACGACGCGTTCGCACCACTGACGGCCGACCCGGGATGGCATCTGGTCTATTTCGTGACGCTCGCCGTCCCGACCCTCGCGGTGAGTGCCTACCTCTATCGGTCCGAGTCCCGGGCCGGTGAGGTCGCCTACACCACGACGGGACTCCCGGTCGTCGGCCTGCTCGTCGCGGGTGGTCTACTCGTCGTCTTCGCGGAGGTGTTCCCCGTCAGAGAGTGGTTCGCACTCGTCGTCGCGGTCGCCGTCACGGGGGCGCTCCTCGCCGGCCACGCCCGCGTTCGACCGTCGGCCTCGCTCGAACGCGCGATCGGGGGTGCGATCGCGACCGTCGTCATCGTCTTCGGGACACCACCGGTCGCCATCGCTCGCCTGCTCGGCCCCGATCCGACACAGATCGCGCTCCCGGGCGTCTCCGTCACCGTTCCGGGACTCACCCTCCGCCTCGCGAGTCTTCCCGAACTGATCCTCTCCGCGCCGTATCTTCCGATCGAACCGCTCCAGATCATCGCGACACTCACGCTTCCAATCGCTGCCCTCGGGGGCTGGTACCTCGGCCGCAGTCGCGAGTCGCGCCGCGAGGGGCTGATCGCAGGCGTGGGCCTTCTCGCGGGCGCCGTCGCGCCGGCCGTCCTGGCGATCCCGACGGGAACGGATCCGACGATCTGGCTCGTCGCCGCCACGACGACGGTCGTCCCGATGGGCGTCTACGTCGAGGGAGTCGTTCGCCGGCGATCCGGCCTCGCGGGGCTCTGGATTCCGGTCGCCCTCGTCGCCGGTGCGGTCACTGGCACGGCGATCACGGCTGTCCTCGGCCTGGCCGGGCCCGAGACCTGGCTCGACTGGCAGTTCCTCACGAACGCCCCCTCGACGACCGCCGCGGAGGCGGGGATCTACCCCGCACTCGTCGGGTCGGTCATGCTGTTGATCGTCGTCATCGTCGCGACCTTCCCCGTCGGCGTCGGCGCGGCGATCTATCTCGAAGAGTACGCCCCGAGCAACGGCCTGGCCGGAACGGTCGTGACGCTGATCGAGATCAACATCGCGAACCTCGCGGGCGTTCCGTCCGTCGTCTATGGCCTGCTCGGACTCGCCGTGTTCATCAACTGGGTGCAGTTCCCCAGCGGATCGATCCTCGTCGGTGGGCTGACGGTCGGACTCCTGATCCTCCCGATCGTCGTAATCGCCGCTCAGGAGGCCATCGAGGCCGTCCCCGACTCGACGCGTCAGGCCGCCTACGGCATGGGCGCGACGCGCTGGCAGACCGTCCGGACGGTCGTCTTGCCGAAAGCGATGCCGGGCATCCTGACGGGGACGATCCTCGCACTCGGGCGTGCGATCGGTGAGACTGCACCGCTGTTGTTGGTCGGGATCGCCGCCTCGGTCCGGATGGCACCGAACGGCGTGTTCGACCTGGGGAGTGCGATGCCCAGGCAGATCTTCACCTGGGCGTTCGAACCGGCAGAAGAGTTCCGGTACGGCGTCCTCGCCGCCGGCGTGGTGACGCTCCTGGTCGTCCTGCTCGTGATGAACGCGACCGCGATCGTCTTGCGACACAAATTCGACTGA
- the pstC gene encoding phosphate ABC transporter permease subunit PstC, giving the protein MSTERAITTPPDGARRERLYRYALFACAALTILVTLGIVVVLVRGALDFFAAYDPIAFLTGTEWIIDQRQLGVLPALSGTLLVVVLSAAVALPIGLAAAIYLSEYASERARGVLKPALEILAGIPTVVYGYFALVYVTPFLAAFGIPVDTFNVLSASIMVGIMIIPMVSSLSEDAMSAVPDSLRRASYGLGATKFEVTTTVVVPAAVSGIFSSYILAISRAIGETMIVAVAMGQSPQLLDITAPLSNLFQSNQPMTAAMIHLVNAENAAGVIYDSMFAIGLTLFVITFAMNLASNRIAAHYREEYE; this is encoded by the coding sequence ATGAGTACCGAACGGGCGATCACGACTCCACCCGACGGCGCTCGACGGGAGCGTCTCTACCGATACGCCCTCTTTGCGTGCGCGGCTCTCACGATCCTCGTGACACTCGGCATCGTGGTCGTGCTCGTGCGTGGTGCGCTGGACTTTTTCGCCGCCTACGACCCGATCGCCTTTTTGACCGGGACGGAGTGGATCATCGATCAGCGCCAACTCGGCGTCTTGCCCGCGCTCTCGGGGACGCTCCTCGTGGTCGTACTCTCGGCGGCGGTCGCGCTTCCGATCGGTCTCGCCGCAGCGATCTACCTCAGCGAGTACGCCAGCGAGCGGGCGCGGGGAGTCCTCAAGCCCGCTCTGGAGATCCTCGCCGGGATCCCGACGGTCGTCTACGGCTACTTCGCGCTGGTTTATGTCACACCGTTCCTGGCGGCGTTCGGGATTCCCGTCGATACGTTCAACGTGCTCAGCGCGTCGATCATGGTCGGGATCATGATCATCCCGATGGTCTCCAGCCTGAGCGAAGACGCGATGAGCGCGGTGCCCGATTCGCTTCGCCGGGCGAGTTACGGCCTCGGCGCGACGAAATTCGAGGTCACGACCACCGTCGTCGTTCCGGCAGCGGTCTCGGGCATCTTCTCGTCGTACATCCTCGCCATCTCGCGAGCGATCGGCGAGACGATGATCGTCGCCGTCGCGATGGGCCAGAGCCCCCAACTACTCGATATCACCGCCCCGCTCTCGAATCTCTTCCAGTCGAACCAGCCGATGACCGCCGCGATGATCCACCTCGTCAACGCCGAGAATGCCGCCGGCGTCATCTACGACAGCATGTTCGCGATTGGTCTCACGCTGTTCGTCATCACGTTCGCGATGAACCTGGCGAGCAACCGCATCGCCGCTCACTACCGGGAGGAGTACGAATGA
- a CDS encoding PstS family phosphate ABC transporter substrate-binding protein, producing the protein MAREIACSVSRRELLLGLGAGGLGALGGCVRNVRSDRSDPTGQVVVKGSSTVYLISDLMAERFMEEHPVNVTVDSTGTGGGFKNHFCPGTSDINGASRPITDAERSNCADNDIDPVEFQVGRDALTVAVNNDADWVDCLTYEELSKIWREGGAERWSDVRSEWPEEPIKLFGPAPTSGTYDWFDNHVVGEDLNHTPNHEQTEKDNIIIQGIEDDPHAMGYFGYAYYTENSDRVKAVPVDGGDGCGAPTLDNAVEGTYPMTRPLFIYVDRDALARDAVFEFVAFYLERAATDWVSEVGYVPVSESIRDENLSKLLRERP; encoded by the coding sequence ATGGCACGCGAGATCGCGTGTTCGGTCAGCCGCCGCGAGTTGCTCCTCGGACTCGGGGCCGGTGGACTGGGGGCGCTCGGTGGCTGTGTCAGAAACGTCCGATCGGACAGGTCAGACCCTACTGGACAGGTCGTCGTCAAGGGATCCAGTACGGTGTATCTGATCTCCGATCTGATGGCCGAGCGCTTCATGGAGGAGCACCCGGTCAACGTCACCGTCGACTCGACCGGGACTGGTGGCGGGTTCAAGAACCACTTCTGTCCCGGTACGTCGGACATCAACGGGGCCTCCCGGCCGATCACCGACGCGGAACGATCGAACTGTGCCGACAACGATATCGACCCCGTCGAGTTCCAGGTCGGCCGTGACGCACTGACCGTCGCGGTCAACAACGACGCCGACTGGGTGGACTGTCTCACATACGAGGAACTCTCGAAAATCTGGCGCGAAGGCGGGGCCGAGCGGTGGTCTGACGTCCGCTCGGAGTGGCCGGAGGAACCCATCAAACTGTTCGGGCCGGCGCCGACCTCCGGGACGTACGACTGGTTCGACAACCACGTCGTCGGTGAGGATCTGAATCACACCCCGAACCACGAACAGACCGAGAAAGACAACATCATCATTCAGGGGATCGAGGACGACCCCCACGCGATGGGATATTTCGGGTACGCGTACTACACCGAGAACAGCGACCGGGTCAAAGCCGTCCCGGTCGACGGCGGCGACGGGTGTGGGGCACCGACCCTGGACAACGCCGTCGAGGGCACGTATCCGATGACCCGCCCGCTGTTCATCTACGTGGATCGTGACGCACTGGCCCGGGACGCCGTCTTCGAGTTCGTCGCCTTCTATCTCGAACGGGCCGCGACCGACTGGGTCAGCGAGGTCGGATACGTGCCCGTGAGCGAGTCGATCAGAGACGAGAACCTCTCGAAACTGCTTCGCGAACGACCATGA
- a CDS encoding phosphate signaling complex PhoU family protein codes for METRKVQLTGGSTYTVSLPKEWATANDVEAGSEIQFYPEDERLVLSPERSDDQSTGSFDVGSRDGAAALTRVVITMYVSGFDEIRLTADRLTADQRQVIRQATQGLVGLEIIEETPERVVLQDLLDSSELEIENSLERMRLVALTMVRDAVTALVERDEGLARDVIDRDDDVDRLWFMVSRIFRTVLRNPAASTTVDLDRETVFDYQSGARQLERVADHATKIAGVARDVETVPESVVADLQALETEATDLCETAVDALLESDTEAATREAESVLERLPEVTDRARDVSNSVVEVDDSERAQRLGLVVDSLSRTADYGGNVAESAFLSATPRPE; via the coding sequence ATGGAGACGCGGAAGGTCCAACTGACGGGTGGGTCGACGTACACTGTCTCGCTTCCCAAAGAGTGGGCGACCGCGAACGATGTCGAAGCGGGGAGTGAAATCCAGTTCTATCCGGAAGACGAACGGCTGGTCTTGAGCCCCGAGCGTAGTGACGACCAGTCGACAGGGTCGTTCGACGTGGGGTCACGAGACGGCGCGGCCGCACTCACGCGCGTGGTCATCACCATGTACGTCAGCGGGTTCGACGAGATCCGTCTGACGGCCGACCGACTCACGGCCGATCAGCGCCAGGTCATCCGCCAGGCGACACAGGGGCTGGTCGGCCTGGAGATCATCGAGGAGACGCCCGAGCGTGTCGTCCTCCAGGATCTCCTCGACTCCTCGGAACTCGAAATCGAAAACTCCCTGGAGCGAATGCGTCTCGTCGCACTCACGATGGTCCGGGACGCAGTGACCGCACTCGTCGAGCGCGACGAGGGCCTCGCACGCGACGTGATCGACCGTGACGACGACGTCGACCGACTCTGGTTTATGGTCTCGCGGATATTCCGGACGGTGTTGCGCAACCCTGCCGCGTCGACGACGGTCGATCTCGACCGGGAGACGGTGTTCGATTACCAGTCCGGGGCCAGACAACTCGAACGCGTCGCTGACCACGCGACGAAGATCGCCGGCGTCGCCCGTGACGTCGAGACAGTCCCCGAGTCCGTCGTCGCAGACCTCCAGGCCCTCGAAACGGAGGCGACCGATCTCTGTGAGACGGCGGTCGACGCCCTCCTCGAATCCGACACCGAGGCTGCGACTCGCGAGGCCGAATCGGTCCTCGAACGACTGCCCGAGGTCACCGATCGGGCCCGCGATGTGAGCAACAGCGTCGTCGAAGTCGACGACTCCGAGCGCGCCCAGCGCCTCGGTCTCGTCGTCGACTCACTCTCTCGGACCGCCGATTACGGCGGTAACGTGGCCGAGAGCGCGTTTCTCAGCGCGACGCCACGCCCGGAGTAG
- a CDS encoding CheF family chemotaxis protein, protein MAEGESKIAEHKGQVMHAVREGREVHDAEWRPVRIVLTTERLVLVGEEQTAIPLDDVERSEDRYDVNQAAATTATYTAISVGEDVYLIDATEQQSFETDYFQALIDGEIIRAKHPAIVGGVVQDSPWSKAKVKITDEAVKLALADGSRAVIGRDDIGDVETETREIDGERREVFEVEHTDPEGRSVETHVTGADRHLAVLETVLRQGVEQIEANLDLSGIEKRVVMALHSGVSSFDLPEFVDADVERVEEIFDQLIEYDVVEVDRERTEVELTPEGRRVAGETMGEQ, encoded by the coding sequence ATGGCAGAGGGCGAATCGAAAATTGCCGAGCACAAGGGCCAGGTGATGCACGCCGTACGCGAGGGGCGTGAGGTCCACGACGCCGAGTGGCGACCGGTCCGGATCGTCCTCACGACCGAGCGCCTCGTTCTGGTGGGCGAAGAACAGACCGCCATTCCGCTCGACGACGTCGAACGCTCCGAAGATCGGTACGACGTCAATCAGGCCGCCGCGACGACGGCCACCTACACCGCGATTTCGGTCGGTGAGGACGTCTATCTGATCGACGCGACCGAACAGCAGTCCTTCGAGACCGACTACTTCCAGGCGCTGATCGACGGCGAGATCATCCGCGCGAAACATCCGGCGATCGTCGGCGGCGTCGTCCAGGATTCGCCCTGGTCGAAAGCGAAAGTGAAGATCACCGACGAGGCAGTCAAACTCGCCCTCGCAGACGGTTCGCGAGCGGTGATCGGGCGTGACGACATCGGTGACGTCGAGACCGAGACCCGAGAGATCGACGGCGAACGACGGGAGGTGTTCGAGGTCGAACACACCGATCCGGAGGGCCGGAGTGTCGAGACTCACGTCACCGGCGCGGATCGCCACCTCGCGGTGCTCGAAACCGTGCTTCGACAGGGCGTCGAACAGATCGAAGCGAATCTCGATCTGAGTGGGATCGAAAAACGGGTCGTCATGGCGTTGCACTCGGGGGTCTCGTCGTTCGATCTTCCCGAGTTCGTCGACGCCGACGTCGAACGCGTCGAGGAAATCTTCGATCAGTTGATCGAGTACGACGTCGTCGAGGTCGACCGTGAGCGCACGGAAGTCGAATTGACGCCGGAGGGGCGGCGTGTCGCGGGCGAGACGATGGGCGAGCAGTGA
- a CDS encoding DUF5830 family protein yields the protein MDADPVELGVDLLANSEDDRLSLSAAVDRLEAITSDPAITREILDTAAMRGVIDREDAIIHVTSGSFVRLQRQVVRRDGEYSCRRCGAGLSTGHFVELESGDLGPFGPDCVRKILGRD from the coding sequence ATGGACGCCGATCCGGTCGAACTCGGGGTCGACCTCCTCGCGAACTCCGAGGACGACCGGCTCTCGCTGTCGGCGGCGGTCGACCGACTGGAGGCGATCACGTCCGACCCCGCGATCACGCGCGAGATTCTGGATACCGCGGCGATGCGTGGGGTCATCGACCGGGAGGATGCTATCATTCACGTCACGTCGGGGTCGTTCGTTCGTCTTCAGCGCCAGGTCGTCCGACGCGACGGCGAGTATTCGTGTCGGCGCTGTGGCGCGGGCCTCTCGACGGGCCACTTCGTCGAGTTGGAATCGGGCGATCTGGGCCCGTTCGGGCCGGATTGCGTGCGGAAGATCCTGGGTCGAGACTGA